Below is a genomic region from Eremothecium sinecaudum strain ATCC 58844 chromosome V, complete sequence.
ATCTCTTAATTTGTAGACATAATTTAAAGCCTTTATGTCATAATTGTTCGAAGTGAAGTAATCTACCACTTGTTTTATAAAATCATTTGGAAGTGCATCCGCTGCTGTCAAATATAGTATTATGAGAGTACGGAATTTATCTTCCAAGTTGTTTGTCCTTCCATCCTTTAATATTTCTAGATATGATTGTCTGAATTTCGTTGAGTCTGTCATTTGTTCAAGTTCAAAGAAAGAATCCAATCCCTTGTTTTCTAGTTCCTTCAATAACGCCGCCAAGACATTCATGTGGGTATCAATAATGTTCTTTTTAGCAGTTAGCTGAGGCAATTTGTCAACGGCCTCCTGTATTTGCAAGGTATCATTGTGAGAATTGGGATCCaaatcatcaatattattCACGCCAGTCTTTTTGGTAATTTCTTCAGCTTCTAATTTATACTCCGACAAAGCAGATTCAACATTCTCAACCGCATCTGGGAACGGTAGATGAGCATTTGAATTCCAAAAGAAATCTTTAGGCTCGATATCCATTTTCTTGTAGGTGACTTGACCTTGTGAATCCGTACTTGGTACACTTATGGTGTTTCTTGACAACTTAAAGACATCAAATACTAAACACTGATAAATCCATGAATGGGCAAGCATAGTTGGCAGGTCAATGTTTCTATCAAGGATCAACAGTAAAAACCTTTCCAAAGCGTTGTTCGAATTGTTAGATCTAGTGCTAATAACGTAGTCGCGCAATTTAGATTCTAACTTCTGCGCAACCATTTCGGCGGGTCCACCTCTTGGAGCACGTATCACAGGAATGTTGCCTACTGTCAATATAACGTTAAAAAGCCCATCAGCAATTTTCTCACACAATTGCATAATAGCATCCTCGCTAGATTGTGGATTGTTAATTAGGGCGTATGTTCCATTTAAATCCAGAGAGAATAGTTCCGGCTCCGTGACAACAAATTCAGTATATTGATCATAAACCTGCTTAATCCGCGATGATTTTGATATAGTTGCAACCTTCTTTGCCAAGTCTTCCAAGAGTTCTCGTTTCAAAGATGACGAGAAATTAATATAGTATTCCGAATACATATTCTTGTTCAAATCTTCCACAATTAAGTCAATATTCTCCTCAGTTGGTTGGACAAAATAAACGACTGGAACATCGGGTAGTGGTGATCTTTGTTGTTTTATAAGGGAATGAACAGTAACACCGGACTTTAGTAAGTCATTTACGCGTAAAATTGAGGAGATGATTGCAGTAGTCTTGGTATCCAAAACCAAAACCTTCCAAATCATTTCACTATCATCAATACTGGCAGTAACATCAGAATTTCGATTTTCCGAGTTGAAAAGAAGCATTTTCTCAATTGTGGCTATATTGAGGTTAGTATTTTCTGAATTGGGCGGAATTGGGAATACCCTAACCGAATAACGGTATTTAAATTTCTTTTAACATACATATTTGCTTATCCCTTAAAGTAAAATCACTATCCATAGACATTGCGCAACTATGGATTGTATAAGACTTTATTTCACGGTATTTATCCTTGTTCAATACTGTTCATGGTGAAGGATACTTGCTAATAAATAGATGTGAACAAATGTCAATCCCATACATTTAAATAGATCACCTTGTACGTTATAGTTTTAACGCTTAGTGAGCGAATCTATATTTAAGTTTATGTTATTTTACAGGTACTACTATTAGTATTGTCTTCGCCTGAAGATTATTGAGGTGGGGCTTCCTTTAATGTCGACCTACCAGCTCTTAACAATTCGTCACACAAAAGTAGGTTGCTTGCAATACCGCTCGCACCAGTAATTGCGTTTCTTATAACACGGTATGAATCCCATACACCTTCAACAGTTGGGTCGCAAGAATCACCGGCCTTCAAATCAACACCAACAATAATCGATTCGTCTTCCTCTAAACAATCTTGGCACATGGATAACACGTCTAATGCATCGAACCCTGAGTTTTTGACTAAAGTTTTAGGAATCACAAGTAAAGCCTCAGCGAAAGCATTTATACCAGTCTTTGCTTTGCCTTTTGCACCTAACTTGTTCATGTTGCATTTTTTTAGGTGATTTGAGGCAGCGATGTAGAAGGAGCCCGCGCCCGGCACAACGGCCTTGTCTTTAATTATATTTGCGACAGCTCTGAGACCATCCCTAACAGCATCCTTAGTTTGAGCCAAGGAGTGGTAGGAAGAACCTTTGATCAAAATGGTACATGATTTAGGGTCTTTGTTTTCAGTGACGTAGGTAAATTTTTCCTCACCTATAGATTCTTGATATACCAACCCTGAGTAGCCCAAAACGGATGGAGACAAATCATCAACAGAATTTTGAGCTTCACCTCCAGTGACTAGCTGTAGTCTCTCCATGTTACGTCTCTTAGCTCTTCTAAGAGCTAGAATGCCATGCTTTGCCAACACATCCAAGGACATTGGATCAATACCTTTCTGATTGATGATGACGAAGCCTTTGTCGGAACCCAATGCACATACCTCATTCTTCAAATCAataatcttcttcaacttctcGTCCACAAATCTTCTTTCACTGGCTGCCAATTTATCTCTCTGCTCTGCTGAACTGTAGAAAAATCCGGAATTGACCTCTGTCTTCTCATACTCGAGCGAAACGTTCAAAATCAAAACATACGCATTCTCAACTCTATTTGGCATATCTGGGTGACGACCACCGTGGTCAAGGACCAAACCTCTCACAAATGTAGTGTCTTTTGGTGATAAATGTTGCATCTGCATGATTTCCACCATATATAAATCTAGGTTTCTCGACTCCTTGTCGTGAACAGATAAAACCGCATCAGTTACAATTGGTGTCAAAACTTCCGTCAACTCTGGAGTAACCTTTGTAGAAAGAGAGGATCTGGCTACTTGTAACAGAAACTCACGATCCATCTCTTCTTCGCTTTCttttgaaattttaaattCATTTAAAAACTCAATTGTTTCTTTCCTTGCAATTTCAAATCCATCTGTAATAATTCTTGGATGAACTCCTTCCTGAATATATCTATAAGCTTGTTTCATTAATTCACCAACTAAACAAACAACCGTTGTTGTACCATCACCGGTAATTTCATCTTGAGCTGATGCAGCGCGGGCAATCATAACAGCAGTTGGAGATTGGATTTGCATTTCAGTCAATAATACTTTACCATCTTTAGTTAGTTTGATGTTACCAGCTCCATCCACTAACATCTTCAAGGTACCTTTTGGACCAAGATTTGTTTCTAGCACTGATTGTAAGCCTTCGGCTGAAGTCACGTTTACCTTTAAAGCAGCATCTCTTCTCAAGGACTCTGCCTTGGGGTTCAATAGCTGAACAGACATTTGCAATTGGATATGGTTAGTGTTTTGTGATGAATCTGCTGCTGTTACTGGTTTAATATACCAATGTTGATAAATTTGCCACCCTTCCATTCAAAAACTTtttgttacccggccttatAAATGGATGTAAGGGTGTATAATCATATGCTAACATGCATTTTAAACGCTGATGAGCAGGATGTTCATCTTCAGATGTGTCATCAGGTCTCATGCATCGCTTTAAATCTTGCAGTTACGATCTTACTAGTTTGTTTCTCGGATGGTAGCTAGAAGTTTGGTAAGAATGGCTAGTAGGACGTATCAAGATGCTGTTGAACATCTAAATAGTCTGCAAT
It encodes:
- the SLY1 gene encoding syntaxin-binding protein (Syntenic homolog of Ashbya gossypii AGL120W; Syntenic homolog of Saccharomyces cerevisiae YDR189W (SLY1); 1-intron in Ashbya gossypii), yielding MSMDSDFTLRDKQISTIEKMLLFNSENRNSDVTASIDDSEMIWKVLVLDTKTTAIISSILRVNDLLKSGVTVHSLIKQQRSPLPDVPVVYFVQPTEENIDLIVEDLNKNMYSEYYINFSSSLKRELLEDLAKKVATISKSSRIKQVYDQYTEFVVTEPELFSLDLNGTYALINNPQSSEDAIMQLCEKIADGLFNVILTVGNIPVIRAPRGGPAEMVAQKLESKLRDYVISTRSNNSNNALERFLLLILDRNIDLPTMLAHSWIYQCLVFDVFKLSRNTISVPSTDSQGQVTYKKMDIEPKDFFWNSNAHLPFPDAVENVESALSEYKLEAEEITKKTGVNNIDDLDPNSHNDTLQIQEAVDKLPQLTAKKNIIDTHMNVLAALLKELENKGLDSFFELEQMTDSTKFRQSYLEILKDGRTNNLEDKFRTLIILYLTAADALPNDFIKQVVDYFTSNNYDIKALNYVYKLRDIMKLSNMPLKAENGTHVHNTGSIGGNSAQLLSGLSNKFLGLTEGKIQGGVGSLISGIKKLLPEKKATPVTNVLASLMDPLNSSQSNLEVTDDYLYFDPRVMRGSHSQKPKRQSYNKSLVFVVGGGNYVEYQNLQEWAHQQGNSKKIVYGSTSITTPSDFLKEFEQIS
- the CCT6 gene encoding chaperonin-containing T-complex subunit CCT6 (Syntenic homolog of Ashbya gossypii AGL121W; Syntenic homolog of Saccharomyces cerevisiae YDR188W (CCT6)), giving the protein MEGWQIYQHWYIKPVTAADSSQNTNHIQLQMSVQLLNPKAESLRRDAALKVNVTSAEGLQSVLETNLGPKGTLKMLVDGAGNIKLTKDGKVLLTEMQIQSPTAVMIARAASAQDEITGDGTTTVVCLVGELMKQAYRYIQEGVHPRIITDGFEIARKETIEFLNEFKISKESEEEMDREFLLQVARSSLSTKVTPELTEVLTPIVTDAVLSVHDKESRNLDLYMVEIMQMQHLSPKDTTFVRGLVLDHGGRHPDMPNRVENAYVLILNVSLEYEKTEVNSGFFYSSAEQRDKLAASERRFVDEKLKKIIDLKNEVCALGSDKGFVIINQKGIDPMSLDVLAKHGILALRRAKRRNMERLQLVTGGEAQNSVDDLSPSVLGYSGLVYQESIGEEKFTYVTENKDPKSCTILIKGSSYHSLAQTKDAVRDGLRAVANIIKDKAVVPGAGSFYIAASNHLKKCNMNKLGAKGKAKTGINAFAEALLVIPKTLVKNSGFDALDVLSMCQDCLEEDESIIVGVDLKAGDSCDPTVEGVWDSYRVIRNAITGASGIASNLLLCDELLRAGRSTLKEAPPQ